The proteins below are encoded in one region of Triticum aestivum cultivar Chinese Spring chromosome 1B, IWGSC CS RefSeq v2.1, whole genome shotgun sequence:
- the LOC123097975 gene encoding wax ester synthase/diacylglycerol acyltransferase 11 isoform X1 — protein sequence MGSTGSPSSVAALPTSGRPLPIRTPRSATASDDSAAEEPVSPTAILMDAIYIVVTIGLGCPVNLPVLRAGLATQLARYPRFRSIQVTDGCKNPRWERTAVNVDDHMIVPTLDPVAVEADPDQAVDDYVASLPELPMDRSRPLWEFHFLDFPTSDATSTVVIRVHHSLGDGTSLIMLLLASARSASDPTRLPTMRELTVRTGAIYKPWRRQPPSAGALAASAAWVFSYLVLAWNTVVDVASFAATAAFLGDPHTLFRRADHDVAFISPRRFVRRSLSLDDVRFIKNAMNCTVNDVLVGATSAALSQYYFRKSGYSKTGKLCLRSILFVNTRPTTSLQAYVNMIESGKVDDVAWGNQLGYILLPFHLAMHDDPLAYVCKAMNTVDRKKSSLEVIFTYKMTEIFLKMLGLKQAGAFIFKRMFANTTISFSNMAGPTEQIEFYGHPVDFLAPSVYGIPQALVVHYQSYNNTLKVILSVDEEVFPDYTELLDDFVKSFARIREAASRLSTSIKKE from the exons ATGGGTAGTACCGGTAGCCCCTCCTCGGTAGCCGCTCTACCAACAAGCGGCCGGCCACTCCCGATACGCACGCCAAGATCAGCGACGGCGTCTGATGATTCCGCGGCGGAGGAGCCCGTGAGCCCGACTGCAATACTCATGGACGCTATATACATCGTGGTTACAATCGGGCTTGGCTGCCCCGTAAACCTCCCCGTCCTCAGGGCCGGCCTCGCCACCCAACTTGCGCGTTACCCGCGCTTCCGCAGCATTCAG GTGACCGACGGGTGCAAGAACCCACGGTGGGAGCGCACGGCGGTGAACGTGGACGACCACATGATCGTCCCGACGCTGGACCCCGTCGCCGTGGAGGCCGACCCGGACCAGGCCGTGGACGACTACGTGGCCTCGCTGCCCGAGCTCCCCATGGACCGCTCCCGCCCGCTCTGGGAGTTCCACTTCCTCGACTTCCCGACCTCCGATGCCACCTCCACCGTGGTGATCCGCGTGCACCACTCCCTCGGCGACGGGACGTCGCTGATTATGCTCCTTCTGGCGTCCGCGCGCAGTGCCTCCGACCCGACACGCCTGCCGACCATGCGGGAGTTGACGGTGCGCACGGGCGCCATCTACAAGCCGTGGCGCCGGCAGCCACCGTCGGCGGGCGCCCTGGCGGCATCCGCGGCATGGGTCTTTTCCTATCTTGTGCTCGCGTGGAATACCGTCGTGGACGTCGCCTCCTtcgcggcgacggctgcgttcttGGGAGACCCACACACTCTGTTCAGACGTGCGGATCACGATGTTGCGTTCATCTCCCCCAGGCGCTTCGTGCGCCGGAGCCTTAGCTTGGACGACGTCAGGTTCATCAAGAATGCCATGAACTGC ACCGTCAATGATGTGCTGGTCGGAGCGACGTCTGCTGCTCTGTCACAATACTACTTTCGCAAGTCTG GTTACTCCAAGACAGGCAAACTATGTCTGCGGTCTATCCTCTTTGTCAATACAAGGCCAACCACTAGCCTACAA GCGTATGTTAATATGATAGAATCTGGTaaggttgatgacgtggcatgggGAAATCAACTAGGTTACATCCTTCTTCCATTTCATTTGGCGATGCACGATGATCCACTGGCATATGTCTGCAAAGCGATGAACACAGTGGACAGGAAAAAGAGCTCACTTGAAGTTAtcttcacatataagatgactgaaATTTTTCTCAAAATGCTGGGTCTGAAG CAGGCGGGCGCTTTTATCTTCAAACGTATGTTCGCCAATACAACTATTTCGTTCTCAAACATGGCTGGACCAACTGAACAAATTGAGTTTTATGGACACCCAGTTGACTTCCTCGCTCCTAGCGTTTATGGAATTCCACAA GCATTGGTTGTGCACTACCAGAGTTACAATAACACTCTCAAAGTAATTCTATCAGTCGATGAGGAAGTATTTCCAGATTACACTGAGCTTTTGGATGACTTTGTCAAGTCCTTCGCACGAATTAGGGAGGCGGCGTCAAGGCTTTCAACATCTATCAAGAAAgaatga
- the LOC123097975 gene encoding wax ester synthase/diacylglycerol acyltransferase 11 isoform X2: MGSTGSPSSVAALPTSGRPLPIRTPRSATASDDSAAEEPVSPTAILMDAIYIVVTIGLGCPVNLPVLRAGLATQLARYPRFRSIQVTDGCKNPRWERTAVNVDDHMIVPTLDPVAVEADPDQAVDDYVASLPELPMDRSRPLWEFHFLDFPTSDATSTVVIRVHHSLGDGTSLIMLLLASARSASDPTRLPTMRELTVRTGAIYKPWRRQPPSAGALAASAAWVFSYLVLAWNTVVDVASFAATAAFLGDPHTLFRRADHDVAFISPRRFVRRSLSLDDVRFIKNAMNCTVNDVLVGATSAALSQYYFRKSGYSKTGKLCLRSILFVNTRPTTSLQAYVNMIESGKVDDVAWGNQLGYILLPFHLAMHDDPLAYVCKAMNTVDRKKSSLEVIFTYKMTEIFLKMLGLKAGAFIFKRMFANTTISFSNMAGPTEQIEFYGHPVDFLAPSVYGIPQALVVHYQSYNNTLKVILSVDEEVFPDYTELLDDFVKSFARIREAASRLSTSIKKE; this comes from the exons ATGGGTAGTACCGGTAGCCCCTCCTCGGTAGCCGCTCTACCAACAAGCGGCCGGCCACTCCCGATACGCACGCCAAGATCAGCGACGGCGTCTGATGATTCCGCGGCGGAGGAGCCCGTGAGCCCGACTGCAATACTCATGGACGCTATATACATCGTGGTTACAATCGGGCTTGGCTGCCCCGTAAACCTCCCCGTCCTCAGGGCCGGCCTCGCCACCCAACTTGCGCGTTACCCGCGCTTCCGCAGCATTCAG GTGACCGACGGGTGCAAGAACCCACGGTGGGAGCGCACGGCGGTGAACGTGGACGACCACATGATCGTCCCGACGCTGGACCCCGTCGCCGTGGAGGCCGACCCGGACCAGGCCGTGGACGACTACGTGGCCTCGCTGCCCGAGCTCCCCATGGACCGCTCCCGCCCGCTCTGGGAGTTCCACTTCCTCGACTTCCCGACCTCCGATGCCACCTCCACCGTGGTGATCCGCGTGCACCACTCCCTCGGCGACGGGACGTCGCTGATTATGCTCCTTCTGGCGTCCGCGCGCAGTGCCTCCGACCCGACACGCCTGCCGACCATGCGGGAGTTGACGGTGCGCACGGGCGCCATCTACAAGCCGTGGCGCCGGCAGCCACCGTCGGCGGGCGCCCTGGCGGCATCCGCGGCATGGGTCTTTTCCTATCTTGTGCTCGCGTGGAATACCGTCGTGGACGTCGCCTCCTtcgcggcgacggctgcgttcttGGGAGACCCACACACTCTGTTCAGACGTGCGGATCACGATGTTGCGTTCATCTCCCCCAGGCGCTTCGTGCGCCGGAGCCTTAGCTTGGACGACGTCAGGTTCATCAAGAATGCCATGAACTGC ACCGTCAATGATGTGCTGGTCGGAGCGACGTCTGCTGCTCTGTCACAATACTACTTTCGCAAGTCTG GTTACTCCAAGACAGGCAAACTATGTCTGCGGTCTATCCTCTTTGTCAATACAAGGCCAACCACTAGCCTACAA GCGTATGTTAATATGATAGAATCTGGTaaggttgatgacgtggcatgggGAAATCAACTAGGTTACATCCTTCTTCCATTTCATTTGGCGATGCACGATGATCCACTGGCATATGTCTGCAAAGCGATGAACACAGTGGACAGGAAAAAGAGCTCACTTGAAGTTAtcttcacatataagatgactgaaATTTTTCTCAAAATGCTGGGTCTGAAG GCGGGCGCTTTTATCTTCAAACGTATGTTCGCCAATACAACTATTTCGTTCTCAAACATGGCTGGACCAACTGAACAAATTGAGTTTTATGGACACCCAGTTGACTTCCTCGCTCCTAGCGTTTATGGAATTCCACAA GCATTGGTTGTGCACTACCAGAGTTACAATAACACTCTCAAAGTAATTCTATCAGTCGATGAGGAAGTATTTCCAGATTACACTGAGCTTTTGGATGACTTTGTCAAGTCCTTCGCACGAATTAGGGAGGCGGCGTCAAGGCTTTCAACATCTATCAAGAAAgaatga